One window of the Chitinophaga niabensis genome contains the following:
- a CDS encoding response regulator transcription factor, producing MLMEPAVAVGKILVVDDEMDILEIISYNLKSAGYETVTAKDGLEAIQKAKIFRPDLIMLDIMMPNKNGIDTCKEIRKLPEFKETMVLFLTALNDEKSEIEGLNMGADDYIAKPIKPKLLVSRINALFRRLNKVEEQQMQLGDLIIDREKFTVTYKGVEIILAKKEFELLQLLASKPGRVFLRNEILNQVWGTEVIVGDRTIDVHIRKIRQKLGVDLITTVKGVGYKFEM from the coding sequence ATGTTGATGGAACCAGCAGTAGCAGTCGGAAAAATACTTGTAGTGGACGATGAAATGGATATCCTCGAAATCATCAGTTACAATCTCAAGAGCGCAGGTTACGAAACAGTGACTGCTAAGGATGGCCTGGAAGCTATTCAGAAAGCGAAGATCTTCAGACCGGACCTTATCATGCTGGACATTATGATGCCCAACAAGAACGGGATAGACACCTGCAAAGAGATCCGCAAACTACCAGAGTTTAAAGAAACCATGGTATTGTTCCTTACGGCCCTGAATGATGAGAAAAGTGAGATAGAGGGTTTGAATATGGGCGCAGATGATTATATCGCCAAACCCATTAAACCCAAGTTGCTGGTGAGCAGGATCAATGCATTGTTCCGCCGCCTCAACAAAGTGGAAGAGCAGCAGATGCAATTGGGCGACCTGATCATTGACCGCGAAAAGTTCACCGTTACTTATAAAGGCGTAGAGATCATCCTCGCTAAAAAAGAATTCGAACTATTACAATTACTGGCTTCCAAACCAGGCAGGGTATTCCTCCGCAACGAGATACTCAACCAGGTATGGGGTACAGAAGTGATCGTAGGAGACCGTACCATTGATGTGCATATCCGTAAGATCCGTCAGAAATTAGGTGTAGACCTGATCACAACCGTTAAAGGTGTAGGTTATAAGTTCGAGATGTAA
- a CDS encoding sensor histidine kinase has translation MFKAKNLSPQKLAAFTALVLSLIMGLGCLILEVGVRETLIAFGLTFLIAYYLYLYTLQNFIYRKIKLIYKFIYQTKASKREDFFNKNILPLKTIDEVSEDVEKWASQKKEELENLRKNEAFRKEFLLNLSHELKTPIFAVQGYIHTLLDGAIDDPAVNKMFLKNATKNIDRLCRLIDDLDEISKLESGEMTINKEVFVIQDLVKDVFDTLSLKANQKGIKFSIKKGCEAPIHVSADKEKIRQVLINLIENSVKYGKQEGQTIASIYNMDGKRVLIEISDSGIGMAEEHLPRVFERFYRTDRARSRDIGGTGLGLAIVKHIVEAHDQTINVRSKIEVGSTFGFTLELGRES, from the coding sequence ATGTTCAAAGCAAAAAACCTTTCACCGCAGAAGCTTGCTGCCTTTACAGCACTTGTGCTTTCGCTTATCATGGGATTAGGTTGCCTCATTTTAGAGGTAGGTGTACGGGAAACCCTGATCGCTTTCGGCCTTACCTTTCTGATAGCTTACTACTTGTATCTCTATACGTTACAGAACTTCATCTACCGTAAGATCAAGCTGATCTATAAATTTATTTACCAGACCAAGGCATCCAAACGGGAAGACTTCTTCAACAAAAACATCCTGCCCCTGAAAACGATAGACGAGGTAAGTGAAGACGTGGAAAAATGGGCCTCCCAAAAGAAGGAAGAACTGGAGAACCTGCGCAAGAACGAAGCCTTCCGCAAGGAATTCCTGCTGAACCTTTCCCACGAACTCAAAACCCCCATCTTTGCGGTACAGGGTTACATCCACACCTTGCTGGACGGCGCTATCGATGACCCCGCCGTGAACAAAATGTTCCTGAAGAACGCCACCAAGAATATCGACCGTTTATGCAGGCTGATAGACGACCTGGATGAGATCTCCAAGCTGGAAAGCGGGGAAATGACCATCAACAAGGAAGTGTTTGTGATCCAGGACCTGGTGAAGGATGTGTTTGACACCCTCTCCCTGAAAGCCAACCAGAAAGGGATTAAATTCAGTATCAAAAAAGGATGTGAAGCCCCCATACATGTTTCGGCAGATAAGGAAAAGATCCGCCAGGTGCTCATCAACCTGATTGAGAATTCCGTTAAATATGGCAAACAGGAAGGGCAGACCATTGCCAGTATCTACAATATGGACGGCAAACGCGTGCTGATAGAGATCTCGGATTCCGGCATCGGCATGGCAGAAGAACACCTCCCCCGTGTATTTGAACGTTTTTACCGTACGGACCGTGCCCGCAGCAGAGATATCGGCGGTACCGGTTTGGGCCTGGCCATCGTGAAACACATTGTAGAGGCACACGACCAGACCATCAATGTACGCAGCAAAATAGAAGTAGGCTCCACTTTTGGGTTTACGCTGGAACTGGGCAGGGAAAGTTAA